The following are from one region of the Petrotoga mobilis SJ95 genome:
- a CDS encoding RpnC/YadD family protein, protein METLEEISKREREEARLEGEKEGRIIGRIEGEMVGIQIGKLRERKEFVIRILSKRFSNRLNEELKDEIRKAGEKTISNIENNLLEITIKELEKIKITNVFDTLEKMIKMGKEKARLEGKIEGFKKGRIEGEEEGIEKAKLEERKECEIRLLSKRFGRRLTKELKAKIREADEKTIDYIGDNLLEITIEELKDLVK, encoded by the coding sequence ATGGAAACATTAGAAGAAATATCAAAAAGGGAAAGAGAAGAAGCTAGATTGGAAGGTGAGAAAGAAGGAAGAATCATAGGAAGAATTGAAGGCGAAATGGTAGGTATTCAAATAGGAAAACTTCGAGAAAGAAAGGAATTTGTAATTAGAATATTAAGTAAAAGATTCAGTAACCGGTTGAACGAAGAGTTAAAAGACGAGATAAGAAAAGCCGGTGAAAAAACGATAAGCAACATAGAAAACAACTTATTAGAAATAACAATAAAAGAACTAGAAAAAATTAAGATCACAAATGTATTTGACACATTAGAAAAAATGATTAAAATGGGCAAAGAAAAGGCTAGATTAGAAGGTAAAATAGAAGGTTTTAAAAAAGGAAGAATCGAAGGCGAAGAAGAAGGCATTGAAAAAGCTAAACTTGAAGAAAGAAAAGAATGTGAAATTAGATTGCTAAGCAAACGATTCGGTAGAAGATTAACTAAAGAGTTAAAAGCTAAGATAAGAGAAGCAGATGAAAAGACGATAGATTACATAGGGGATAACTTGTTAGAGATAACCATAGAAGAACTAAAAGATTTAGTAAAGTAG
- the wrbA gene encoding NAD(P)H:quinone oxidoreductase, protein MAKVNIIFYSMYGHIYRMAEAEAQGAKEVPGTDVKIYKVPETIPEDILIKSGAKKVQETFRHIPIATLDSLTEADAIIFGSPTRFGMMAAQMRQFLDTTGPLWAGGSLVGKIGSVFTASSTQHGGQESTILSFHTTLLHHGMIIVGVPFTEPNLSDSSNIHGGTPYGASAIIPQDDENRPNSIELDIARIQGKRVAELAKKLFG, encoded by the coding sequence ATGGCTAAAGTAAATATTATTTTTTACAGTATGTATGGACATATTTATAGAATGGCAGAAGCTGAAGCCCAAGGAGCAAAAGAAGTTCCAGGAACAGATGTTAAAATATATAAAGTACCGGAAACAATTCCTGAAGACATTTTAATAAAATCTGGAGCTAAAAAAGTTCAGGAGACCTTCAGACATATACCAATAGCAACCTTAGATTCCCTAACGGAAGCTGATGCAATTATTTTTGGTTCTCCTACAAGGTTTGGAATGATGGCTGCTCAAATGAGACAGTTTTTGGATACAACAGGACCTCTTTGGGCTGGAGGAAGTTTAGTGGGGAAAATAGGTAGTGTATTCACAGCATCAAGTACTCAACACGGAGGTCAGGAATCAACGATCCTTAGCTTTCATACTACTCTTTTACATCATGGTATGATTATTGTTGGGGTGCCTTTTACCGAACCAAATTTAAGTGATTCTTCAAATATACATGGAGGTACTCCTTATGGAGCATCTGCTATAATTCCACAAGATGATGAGAATAGACCTAATAGCATAGAACTCGATATTGCAAGAATTCAAGGTAAAAGAGTAGCTGAACTGGCAAAAAAGCTTTTCGGATGA
- a CDS encoding ATP-binding protein, which translates to MIFYLCYFFAFLRKLSRHFLVENRINYSFKFNAIELNNLSPRLKGSALRNELLADVFFKAGLIEAWGRGTIKIIDECKKAGLPEPEFKEEFGGFAVYFYKDIYTEDNLRKIGLNERQIKAVKYVKEKGKITNKEYQELNKTSKPTATRDLRNLVDKGIVIMQGEAKREIYYQLSQKRANNEPIEPKKSQ; encoded by the coding sequence ATGATATTTTATTTATGTTACTTTTTTGCATTTTTGAGAAAGTTAAGCAGACACTTTTTGGTAGAGAATCGCATAAATTATTCTTTTAAATTTAATGCCATCGAACTTAATAACTTATCACCTCGTTTAAAAGGTAGTGCACTTCGAAATGAATTGTTGGCAGATGTATTTTTCAAAGCTGGATTAATAGAGGCCTGGGGTAGAGGAACCATAAAAATTATTGATGAATGTAAAAAAGCAGGATTACCGGAACCAGAATTTAAAGAGGAGTTTGGCGGTTTTGCAGTTTATTTCTATAAAGACATTTATACAGAAGATAATTTAAGAAAAATTGGGTTAAATGAAAGGCAAATCAAGGCAGTAAAGTATGTAAAAGAAAAGGGAAAGATTACTAATAAGGAATATCAAGAGTTAAATAAAACATCAAAACCAACAGCGACAAGGGATCTTCGCAATCTTGTTGATAAAGGAATAGTTATAATGCAAGGGGAAGCTAAAAGAGAAATATATTATCAATTGAGCCAAAAAAGAGCCAATAATGAGCCAATTGAGCCAAAAAAGAGCCAATAA
- the ltrA gene encoding group II intron reverse transcriptase/maturase, with product MKDAKGHGKSIQLRLEGFLHEDKGEPENNVEAPSITSTSERGRNDDKGCSEGMLEKILSKDNMNKAYKKVKANKGAPGIDGMKVEELFGYLRQHGEELRQELLEGRYTPKSVRRKEIPKPDGGKRLLGIPTSIDRVIQQSIAQVLTPIYEKKFVDNSYGFRPLRDAKQAIRKSKEYLNKGHTWVVDIDLERYFDTVNHDKLMRIISKDVKDGRVISLIRKYLKSGVMVNGVVIETEEGTPQGGPLSPLLSNIMLHELDVELTKRGHKFCRYADDCNIYVKSEKSAYRVMESITKYIEKKLKLKVNSKKSKVVRPWDLKYLGFSFYVKEEKYEIRVHGKSIKEFKKKLKGETKRSSGRSMAYRLSRIKQIITGWTNYYGIANMKSVAGSLDGWLRRRIRMCIWKEWKKIKTKHENLVKLGLNTYKAWEYANTRKGYWRISNSPILSMTLTNKRLKEMGLTSILETYNLKHQFC from the coding sequence TTGAAAGATGCGAAGGGACACGGAAAAAGCATACAACTTCGATTAGAAGGTTTCCTACATGAAGATAAGGGAGAGCCTGAAAATAATGTAGAAGCGCCTAGTATAACTTCTACGTCTGAAAGAGGAAGAAACGATGATAAGGGATGCAGTGAAGGGATGCTTGAAAAGATATTATCCAAGGATAATATGAATAAAGCATACAAGAAGGTAAAGGCCAACAAAGGAGCCCCTGGGATAGACGGGATGAAAGTAGAAGAACTCTTTGGATATCTCAGACAACACGGAGAAGAATTAAGGCAAGAGCTCCTTGAAGGAAGGTACACCCCGAAGTCGGTAAGGAGGAAAGAAATACCGAAACCGGATGGAGGGAAAAGACTACTAGGCATACCAACATCAATTGACAGAGTAATCCAGCAATCCATAGCCCAGGTGTTGACACCTATTTACGAAAAGAAATTTGTAGATAACAGTTATGGATTCAGGCCATTACGGGATGCAAAACAAGCCATACGAAAAAGCAAAGAATACCTAAACAAAGGGCATACATGGGTAGTGGACATAGACTTAGAACGCTACTTTGACACAGTCAACCATGACAAACTGATGAGGATAATATCAAAAGACGTAAAAGATGGCAGAGTGATATCCCTGATAAGGAAATACCTCAAGAGTGGGGTAATGGTAAATGGGGTAGTAATAGAAACTGAAGAAGGGACTCCACAAGGGGGACCGCTATCCCCATTACTAAGCAACATAATGCTCCACGAACTTGACGTAGAACTAACGAAAAGGGGACACAAGTTTTGCAGGTATGCAGACGATTGCAACATATACGTGAAAAGCGAGAAATCCGCATATAGGGTGATGGAAAGTATAACAAAATACATAGAGAAGAAATTAAAGCTAAAAGTGAATAGCAAGAAAAGCAAAGTAGTCAGACCTTGGGACCTCAAATACTTAGGGTTCTCCTTCTACGTGAAAGAAGAGAAGTACGAAATTAGAGTCCATGGAAAATCCATTAAAGAATTCAAAAAGAAGTTAAAAGGAGAAACGAAGAGAAGCAGTGGAAGAAGCATGGCATACAGGCTGTCAAGGATAAAACAAATAATAACAGGATGGACAAACTACTATGGAATAGCAAACATGAAATCGGTAGCGGGAAGTCTTGATGGATGGCTCAGAAGGAGAATTAGGATGTGTATCTGGAAGGAATGGAAGAAAATCAAAACAAAACATGAAAACTTAGTCAAATTAGGACTAAACACCTACAAAGCATGGGAATATGCAAACACAAGAAAAGGCTATTGGAGGATCTCCAACAGCCCGATACTTTCAATGACACTAACTAATAAACGCCTTAAGGAAATGGGGTTAACTTCGATCCTGGAAACGTATAACCTAAAACATCAATTCTGTTGA
- a CDS encoding Rpn family recombination-promoting nuclease/putative transposase → MNELVHNPHDRFFKLIFSDKEIARDFLQNYLPQEAVEIVDLDYLIPENNSHVDENLRESLSDMLYKTKIKGQDGYIYILMEHKSYIEGKVIFQLLRYITSIWEEKYDPKTKKVPIIIPMVIYHGREIWNVETNLLNMVQGIEDLPNELKTYLPTYRYEICDFSIKRKKRIIGLTAMKVAIEAMRAGTAMTKEEFKERLRRVFAYIKQLPKEQVHEWFEECMIYLLNVREDVTIEEILKVQKEIMPGRGEIVMTIAEKLRNEGMEKGKIEGERKGKLEGEREFAIRILSKRFGNQLTEEIKDRIREADEKTIDYIGDNLLEITIEELKDLVK, encoded by the coding sequence ATGAATGAATTAGTGCACAATCCTCACGATCGATTCTTCAAACTAATTTTCAGTGACAAAGAGATAGCTCGAGATTTCTTACAAAATTACTTACCTCAAGAAGCTGTAGAAATAGTAGACCTAGATTATTTAATTCCTGAAAACAACAGTCATGTTGATGAAAACCTAAGAGAAAGCCTCTCGGATATGTTGTATAAAACAAAGATAAAAGGACAAGATGGCTATATATACATTCTGATGGAACACAAAAGCTACATTGAAGGGAAAGTAATCTTTCAACTGTTGAGATATATTACGAGCATCTGGGAAGAAAAATACGATCCCAAAACAAAAAAGGTACCAATAATAATACCGATGGTAATATACCATGGGAGAGAAATCTGGAACGTAGAAACGAATTTATTAAATATGGTGCAAGGGATAGAAGATTTACCAAATGAACTAAAAACATACTTACCTACATACCGATATGAAATATGTGATTTCTCGATCAAAAGGAAAAAAAGGATAATAGGATTAACAGCGATGAAAGTTGCAATAGAAGCAATGAGAGCAGGAACGGCAATGACCAAAGAAGAATTTAAAGAAAGATTAAGAAGGGTATTCGCATACATAAAACAACTACCAAAAGAACAGGTACATGAATGGTTTGAAGAGTGTATGATCTACTTACTAAACGTAAGGGAAGATGTAACGATAGAGGAGATATTAAAAGTACAAAAAGAAATAATGCCTGGAAGGGGTGAAATAGTTATGACAATAGCTGAAAAGTTAAGAAACGAAGGAATGGAAAAAGGGAAAATTGAAGGTGAAAGGAAAGGAAAACTTGAAGGAGAAAGAGAGTTCGCAATTAGAATATTAAGCAAAAGATTCGGTAACCAATTAACCGAAGAAATAAAAGATAGGATAAGAGAAGCAGACGAAAAAACGATAGATTATATAGGAGATAACTTGTTAGAGATAACCATAGAAGAACTAAAAGATTTAGTAAAGTAG
- the istB gene encoding IS21-like element helper ATPase IstB, translating to MGTVVDINGTARKINNKMRSFARVANFPFLKGTEDFDFQPAINKQEILDLKSLRFVENKENILFVGTPGVGKTHLAVSIAIEAAKHRYSTYFINFYDLMSQLKKALLENRLEIRLKHFAKYKVLVIDVIGYLPIDNDSSNLFFQLISERYEKHSTIITTNTPFSDWQEIFGTPMLAQAILDRLLHHSHVISIKGESYRLKEKLDLFSNVSNS from the coding sequence ATGGGAACGGTTGTTGACATCAACGGAACTGCTAGAAAGATAAACAATAAAATGAGGTCATTTGCAAGGGTGGCAAACTTTCCTTTCTTGAAAGGAACGGAAGATTTTGACTTTCAACCAGCAATAAATAAACAGGAGATATTGGATTTAAAAAGTTTGAGATTTGTAGAGAACAAAGAAAATATATTGTTTGTAGGAACACCTGGAGTAGGCAAGACACACTTAGCAGTTTCAATAGCAATAGAAGCAGCAAAACACAGATATTCGACTTATTTTATCAATTTCTATGACTTAATGTCACAACTAAAAAAAGCGTTGTTGGAAAATAGGCTAGAGATAAGATTGAAACATTTTGCAAAATACAAAGTACTTGTGATAGATGTAATAGGTTATTTACCAATAGATAATGACAGTTCTAATTTGTTTTTTCAATTGATTTCAGAGAGGTACGAAAAACATAGTACCATAATAACAACAAATACACCGTTTTCTGATTGGCAAGAGATATTTGGTACTCCAATGTTAGCTCAAGCTATTTTAGACAGACTTTTGCATCATTCGCATGTGATTTCAATAAAAGGCGAATCTTACAGACTAAAAGAAAAACTTGATTTATTTTCAAATGTTTCTAATTCTTAA
- a CDS encoding DUF4351 domain-containing protein, translating to MKDTNRTGDIHKDEPAEYHELNFPKIISVKPIDIPVINVSNQNPDFVFELEDNSLLHLEFQTTWKKADLLRFAQYDIALYQKERRRINTVVMYSGKYESAESELDMGSNKYKVQQIFMIKYDGIKRYEEIKEKIEKEEELTDKDLMDLVFLPLMRNEKSEEEVTKDVFELAIKIPDEDKKEAVIGSLLGFSDNYVRDEYINELKEVIRMTKIGTSLFEEGVEEGEKELTIKILNKRFGRRLTEEIKDRIREADKKTIDYIGDNLLEITIEELKGILK from the coding sequence ATGAAAGACACAAACAGAACGGGTGACATTCACAAAGACGAACCCGCTGAATATCATGAACTCAACTTTCCAAAGATAATTTCAGTAAAACCAATAGACATACCAGTAATCAACGTATCAAACCAAAACCCGGATTTTGTATTTGAACTAGAAGACAACTCACTGTTACACTTAGAATTTCAAACTACATGGAAAAAAGCAGACTTACTAAGATTTGCACAATACGATATAGCGTTATACCAAAAAGAAAGAAGAAGGATAAACACGGTGGTAATGTACTCAGGAAAATACGAAAGTGCAGAAAGTGAATTGGACATGGGTTCAAATAAATACAAAGTACAACAAATATTCATGATAAAGTACGATGGAATAAAAAGGTATGAAGAGATAAAAGAAAAGATAGAAAAAGAAGAAGAACTAACGGATAAAGATCTAATGGATTTAGTATTCTTGCCCTTGATGAGAAACGAAAAAAGTGAAGAAGAAGTGACAAAAGATGTCTTTGAGTTAGCGATCAAAATACCAGATGAAGACAAAAAAGAAGCGGTAATAGGATCGTTATTAGGGTTCTCTGATAATTATGTAAGGGATGAATACATAAACGAACTGAAAGAGGTGATACGAATGACAAAGATCGGAACTTCATTATTTGAAGAAGGCGTTGAAGAAGGAGAAAAAGAATTGACAATTAAAATATTAAACAAAAGATTTGGTAGACGATTAACCGAAGAAATAAAAGATAGGATAAGAGAAGCAGACAAAAAGACAATAGATTATATAGGAGATAACTTGTTAGAGATAACTATAGAAGAACTAAAAGGAATACTGAAGTAG
- a CDS encoding RpnC/YadD family protein: MDTLEEIAKREREEARLEGERKGILEERKRFIEFIMKSLKKTLDNHLTEELKNNQLTEELKDEIRKVDEETINYIEDNLLKMTIEDVEKIKISNVFEILEKMVIMDSGIAKLDGLREGFKQGIIEGERKGIKKGKLEERKEIAIKLLSKRFEKDFTKEMKEKIKEAEEGRVNQIIDNIFEITIEELKELLK, encoded by the coding sequence ATGGACACATTAGAAGAGATAGCAAAAAGGGAAAGAGAAGAAGCTAGATTGGAAGGTGAAAGAAAAGGGATACTTGAAGAAAGAAAAAGATTTATTGAATTCATTATGAAAAGCCTAAAAAAAACATTAGATAACCATTTAACCGAAGAATTAAAAAATAACCAATTAACCGAAGAGTTAAAAGATGAGATAAGAAAAGTGGATGAAGAAACGATAAACTACATAGAAGATAATTTATTAAAAATGACAATAGAGGATGTAGAAAAAATTAAGATCTCCAATGTATTTGAAATATTAGAAAAAATGGTTATAATGGACAGTGGAATAGCTAAATTAGATGGTTTACGAGAAGGTTTTAAACAAGGAATAATCGAAGGCGAAAGAAAAGGTATTAAAAAAGGAAAACTTGAAGAAAGAAAAGAAATAGCTATAAAGTTATTAAGTAAACGATTTGAAAAAGATTTTACAAAAGAGATGAAAGAAAAGATAAAAGAAGCTGAAGAAGGAAGAGTAAACCAAATAATCGACAATATATTTGAAATAACTATAGAAGAACTAAAAGAGTTATTGAAGTAG
- a CDS encoding ATP-binding protein, producing the protein MKKEKRNMDLESVESHTTEFKSSWRDEYLKWICAFANTDGGRLLIGVDDNGKPVGVEDSKKLLEDLPNKLRDTLGIIPSVRLEKENGKEIIIIEVEHSYVPISYHGRFYVRSGSTIQELKGKDLTRFLISNSGKHWEEYIEENASIEDINNETIEKLKQIAIKRIPLVKDENEPIKVLEKLNLIKNGKLTRAALLLFGKNPKRFWTSSYIKVGKFLTDTDIISSDDIEGNLFEQVEKTMELLRTKYLISEIRFEGIYRKEELEYPEEALREAIINSVIHRDYIGPHTQLKIYPDKIILWNVGTLPKEIKVDELKKNHSSYPRNELLADVFFKAGLIEAWGRGTIKITDECKKAGLPEPEFKEEFGGFAVYFYKDIYTEDNLRKMGLNERQIKAVKYVKEKGKITNKEYQELNKTSKPTATRDLRNLVDKGIVIMQGEAKRQIYYQLSQKRANNEPIEPKKSQ; encoded by the coding sequence TTGAAAAAAGAGAAAAGAAATATGGATTTAGAATCAGTTGAATCTCATACAACCGAATTCAAGTCCTCATGGCGGGACGAATATCTAAAATGGATTTGTGCCTTTGCAAATACCGATGGCGGAAGATTGCTTATCGGAGTTGATGATAATGGTAAGCCTGTTGGCGTCGAAGACTCTAAGAAATTACTTGAGGATTTACCCAATAAATTAAGAGATACCCTTGGCATTATACCAAGTGTCCGATTAGAAAAGGAAAACGGTAAGGAAATAATTATAATAGAAGTTGAGCATTCCTATGTACCAATTTCATATCATGGGAGATTTTATGTTAGAAGCGGAAGCACAATTCAGGAACTAAAAGGCAAGGACCTGACCAGGTTTCTAATATCCAACTCAGGCAAGCACTGGGAAGAGTATATTGAGGAAAATGCTTCTATTGAGGATATAAATAATGAGACAATTGAAAAACTCAAACAAATCGCGATAAAAAGAATTCCACTTGTGAAAGATGAAAATGAGCCGATAAAGGTGCTTGAGAAATTAAATTTGATTAAAAATGGTAAATTAACAAGGGCTGCCCTTTTACTATTCGGTAAAAATCCAAAAAGATTCTGGACAAGCTCCTATATAAAAGTGGGTAAATTCTTAACGGATACTGATATTATAAGTTCTGATGATATTGAAGGAAATCTCTTTGAACAGGTTGAAAAAACAATGGAGTTATTGCGGACTAAATATCTTATATCTGAAATAAGATTTGAAGGAATTTATCGTAAAGAAGAACTTGAATATCCAGAAGAAGCATTGAGAGAAGCCATAATTAATTCGGTTATACATAGAGATTATATCGGTCCACATACCCAGTTAAAAATTTATCCTGATAAAATAATTCTTTGGAATGTTGGCACACTTCCAAAAGAAATCAAGGTTGATGAATTAAAGAAAAACCATTCATCTTATCCAAGAAATGAGTTATTGGCAGATGTATTTTTCAAAGCTGGACTAATAGAGGCTTGGGGCAGAGGAACAATAAAAATTACAGATGAATGTAAAAAAGCTGGACTGCCAGAACCAGAATTTAAAGAAGAGTTTGGCGGTTTTGCAGTTTATTTCTATAAAGACATTTATACAGAAGATAATTTAAGAAAAATGGGGTTAAATGAAAGGCAAATAAAAGCTGTAAAGTATGTAAAAGAAAAGGGAAAGATTACGAATAAGGAATATCAAGAGTTAAACAAAACATCAAAACCAACAGCGACAAGGGATCTTCGCAATCTTGTTGATAAAGGAATAGTTATAATGCAGGGGGAAGCTAAAAGACAAATATATTATCAATTGAGCCAAAAAAGAGCCAATAATGAGCCAATTGAGCCAAAAAAGAGCCAATAA
- a CDS encoding UPF0175 family protein, translating into MKTISVNLPDFIDLNEKEIKLLIASKLYEEGKLSLGEAAQLAELSKRAFIEILGGFDISLFNYNTEELRNDVKRA; encoded by the coding sequence ATGAAAACTATATCTGTAAATCTTCCAGATTTTATCGATTTAAATGAAAAAGAAATTAAATTGTTGATAGCCTCAAAATTATATGAAGAAGGCAAGTTATCCTTAGGAGAAGCTGCACAACTAGCAGAACTTTCCAAGAGAGCTTTTATTGAAATATTGGGTGGTTTCGATATCTCGCTATTTAATTACAACACTGAAGAATTAAGAAATGATGTAAAAAGAGCCTAA
- a CDS encoding arginase has protein sequence MHNKTKSNSYPELHGVNLADRWDESYCTYLGRSQEYAVKATHAAMYG, from the coding sequence TTGCATAACAAAACGAAGTCCAACAGCTATCCAGAACTTCACGGAGTAAATCTGGCGGATAGATGGGATGAAAGTTATTGCACTTACCTGGGGAGATCTCAAGAATACGCTGTTAAGGCAACCCATGCAGCAATGTATGGCTGA
- a CDS encoding Rpn family recombination-promoting nuclease/putative transposase has translation MSNPIKDSIFKELFEDRTVFYDFLKAFLPKETTKQIKETDLKREQTELIGKDFSIKRSDILYKIEKRNGQDVYIYLLLEHQSKVDQLMAFRMLAYKVRIWEQYVNSHKKESEQKGFKLPVIIGMVFYDGKAKWTSPMDVKEKITEIKNMEEYLIKANYELINLSNIKEETIINMKKALGVILLTDKPNVRVKNAEELLKIINKDILLKLSEEEQEKFNKHRNAFIELFGKRTDYEEIKERFEELKEMEVPKMFNTLEEIAKRDREKAKLEGKAEGKVEGKLEERRELIIEILNQRFGEDFDKSLEEKIRNANEETINQIKKNILSITLEDLKEILK, from the coding sequence ATGTCTAATCCAATAAAAGACTCCATATTCAAAGAATTATTTGAAGACAGAACCGTATTCTATGACTTCCTAAAAGCCTTTCTACCAAAAGAGACAACAAAACAAATAAAAGAAACAGATTTAAAACGTGAACAAACTGAACTAATAGGCAAAGACTTCTCCATCAAAAGATCAGACATACTATATAAGATAGAAAAAAGAAACGGTCAAGATGTATACATATACTTATTGTTGGAGCATCAAAGTAAAGTTGACCAATTGATGGCATTCAGGATGTTGGCATACAAAGTAAGAATATGGGAACAATATGTGAATAGTCACAAAAAAGAATCAGAACAAAAAGGATTCAAACTACCAGTCATAATAGGGATGGTCTTTTACGATGGAAAAGCAAAATGGACATCACCAATGGATGTAAAAGAGAAGATAACAGAGATAAAAAACATGGAAGAATACTTAATAAAAGCAAATTATGAACTAATAAATTTAAGTAATATAAAAGAAGAAACGATAATAAACATGAAGAAGGCACTAGGGGTAATCTTATTAACAGACAAACCAAACGTAAGGGTAAAAAACGCGGAAGAGTTGTTAAAGATTATAAATAAAGATATATTATTGAAATTGTCGGAAGAAGAACAAGAGAAATTTAATAAACACAGAAACGCATTCATAGAACTGTTCGGAAAGAGGACAGATTACGAAGAGATAAAAGAAAGGTTCGAAGAGCTAAAAGAAATGGAGGTGCCAAAAATGTTTAACACATTAGAAGAGATAGCAAAAAGAGACAGAGAAAAAGCTAAATTGGAAGGTAAAGCGGAAGGAAAAGTAGAAGGAAAACTTGAAGAAAGAAGAGAATTAATCATAGAAATTCTAAACCAAAGGTTTGGAGAAGATTTTGATAAAAGTTTAGAAGAAAAGATCAGAAATGCAAATGAAGAAACCATAAACCAAATAAAGAAAAATATTCTTAGTATTACATTAGAAGACCTAAAAGAAATATTGAAGTAG
- a CDS encoding RNA-guided endonuclease InsQ/TnpB family protein, producing MLKTYKFRLYLTNEQVEKFSQHFGHTRFIYNLFLEFSSNAYKNTKTSMVNYNTWCKILTVLKRSEKYHWLNDANSQSLQQSIKDLETSYKRFFKKQAKHPKFKKKSSRQSFRVPQHIQLYENEGNDKYGILFVPKFKEGIKVRVHRKIDPNAKIKNCTFVKTPTDKYFVSITFEVEGSYPERDIDYENSIGMDMGLKDFVVLSDGTKYPALKVLSKYERRLKHAYKIFSSKEQGSKNWDKAKLEVARIHEKIKNTREDFLHKLTKEISENQADLFVVETLNIRGMLKNHHLAKSISDSGWYQFKTFLKYKAERLGKKVIEIGMFEPSSKVCSVCGYKNEGLKLSDREWVCPECGTKHDRDVNAAVNIRQCGIKQLVAV from the coding sequence ATGTTAAAAACATACAAGTTTAGGTTATATCTAACAAACGAACAAGTTGAGAAATTTAGCCAACATTTCGGACATACTCGATTTATATACAATTTATTCCTAGAATTCTCCAGTAATGCATATAAAAATACTAAAACGTCTATGGTTAACTACAACACATGGTGTAAAATATTGACAGTTCTTAAAAGATCTGAAAAATATCATTGGTTAAACGATGCTAACTCTCAATCATTACAACAGTCCATAAAGGATTTGGAGACTAGTTATAAACGTTTCTTCAAGAAACAAGCTAAGCACCCTAAATTTAAAAAGAAATCAAGTAGGCAATCGTTTAGAGTTCCTCAACATATACAACTATATGAAAATGAGGGTAATGATAAATACGGTATTCTTTTCGTACCAAAGTTTAAAGAAGGTATTAAAGTAAGAGTCCATAGAAAAATAGATCCAAATGCAAAGATAAAAAATTGTACATTCGTTAAAACTCCAACAGACAAATACTTTGTGTCAATAACCTTTGAAGTAGAAGGTTCTTACCCAGAAAGAGATATAGATTACGAAAACTCAATCGGTATGGATATGGGATTGAAAGATTTTGTTGTATTATCCGATGGAACAAAGTATCCAGCTCTTAAAGTTTTGTCTAAGTACGAAAGGAGACTAAAACATGCATATAAAATTTTTTCAAGCAAAGAACAAGGTTCTAAGAATTGGGACAAAGCAAAATTAGAAGTTGCTAGAATACATGAGAAAATAAAAAATACACGAGAGGATTTTCTGCATAAACTAACGAAAGAAATCAGCGAGAACCAAGCTGATCTCTTTGTTGTAGAAACTCTCAATATAAGAGGCATGTTAAAGAATCACCACTTAGCTAAAAGTATCTCAGATTCAGGATGGTATCAATTCAAAACGTTCCTAAAATACAAAGCAGAGAGACTAGGTAAGAAAGTAATTGAGATAGGAATGTTCGAACCTTCGTCTAAGGTTTGTAGTGTATGTGGGTATAAGAATGAAGGTTTAAAACTCTCTGATAGGGAATGGGTATGTCCTGAATGTGGAACTAAACATGATAGAGATGTAAATGCTGCCGTTAATATTAGGCAGTGTGGGATAAAACAGCTAGTCGCTGTATAA